The proteins below are encoded in one region of Syngnathus acus chromosome 2, fSynAcu1.2, whole genome shotgun sequence:
- the mafba gene encoding transcription factor MafB, producing the protein MLQQVSAQRWMNQKNYCMKQERREQTLIHKSVLATLASSFAYLQKSRDGSMSAELSMGPELPSSPLALEYVNDFDLMKFDVKKEGLAGLERGGVRQCNRLQPQGSVSSTPISTPCSSVPSSPSFSPTEQKNHLEELYWLPSGGYHQQMDPQTLSLTPEDAVEALIGATTHGHPPPPHVQQQLQQQQQQQQQQQGAFEGYRGPHHHHSHHGHGHGHGQQHHHPYAGGMGHHADELSAHPGAHGHPHGQHHHHSNNIQDPDSPSPVSPEAHPTLHHHRHHHHHHHHPHGHLGQSAAHHGSAGGGGGLSVEERFSDDQLVSMSVRELNRHLRGFTKDEVIRLKQKRRTLKNRGYAQSCRFKRVQQKHVLENEKTQLMNQVEQLKAEISRLARERDAYKLKCEKLAGSGSGPSGGFREAGSTSDNPSSPEFFM; encoded by the coding sequence ATGCTACAGCAAGTCAGTGCGCAGCGCTGGATGAACCAAAAGAACTATTGCATGAAACAAGAAAGGAGAGAACAGACGCTGATTCACAAGTCCGTTTTGGCGACGCTCGCAAGCTCCTTTGCGTACCTGCAAAAGAGTCGCGACGGCAGCATGAGCGCAGAGCTGAGCATGGGCCCGGAGCTACCCAGCAGCCCTCTGGCTCTGGAATATGTCAACGATTTTGACCTGATGAAGTTTGACGTCAAGAAGGAGGGTTTGGCTGGGCTGGAACGCGGGGGAGTGCGTCAGTGCAACCGCCTCCAACCGCAAGGCTCTGTGTCGTCCACGCCAATCAGCACGCCCTGCAGCTCGGTGCCGTCGTCGCCCAGCTTCAGCCCCACGGAGCAAAAGAACCACCTGGAGGAGTTGTACTGGCTGCCCAGCGGGGGCTACCACCAGCAGATGGACCCGCAGACCCTCAGCCTGACCCCCGAGGACGCAGTGGAGGCCCTGATCGGAGCCACGACCCACGGTCACCCTCCGCCTCCGCAcgtccagcagcagctgcagcagcagcagcagcaacagcagcagcagcaaggcGCTTTCGAAGGCTACAGGGGTCCACATCACCACCACAGCCACCACGGCCACGGGCATGGGCACGGCCAGCAACACCACCACCCGTACGCGGGGGGCATGGGCCACCACGCCGATGAGCTCTCCGCTCACCCGGGAGCGCACGGCCACCCGCACGGCCAGCATCACCATCACAGCAACAACATCCAGGATCCCGACAGCCCGTCCCCGGTGTCCCCAGAGGCCCACCCGACgctccaccaccaccgccaccatcaccaccatcaccaccacccgCACGGCCACTTGGGCCAGTCGGCGGCGCACCACGGCTCCGCGGGTGGGGGCGGCGGGCTGAGCGTGGAGGAGCGCTTCTCGGACGACCAGCTGGTGTCCATGTCGGTGCGGGAGCTCAACAGACACCTGCGTGGCTTCACCAAGGACGAAGTCATCCGCCTCAAGCAGAAGCGCAGGACCCTGAAGAATCGCGGCTACGCGCAGTCGTGCAGGTTCAAGCGGGTGCAGCAGAAGCACGTGCTGGAGAACGAGAAGACGCAGCTGATGAACCAAGTGGAGCAGCTCAAGGCGGAAATCAGCCGCTTGGCCAGGGAGAGGGACGCCTACAAACTCAAGTGCGAAAAACTCGCCGGGTCGGGCTCGGGACCCAGCGGCGGATTCCGCGAGGCGGGCTCGACAAGCGACAACCCCTCCTCGCCAGAGTTCTTCatgtga